The proteins below come from a single Verrucomicrobiia bacterium genomic window:
- a CDS encoding CBS domain-containing protein, which translates to MNVSEIMTVGPSYCAPDASLQEIAAMMVAEDCGQIPVCEYGTRKPIGVVTDRDIVCRTIAKGLNPLAIKVSACLSAPCITVVQDMSVDECRRLMEEHQVRRLPVIDENGDLCGIVSQADLACHDDETLTGQVVKSISQPGSPDYHGNAQSWRAA; encoded by the coding sequence ATGAATGTCAGTGAAATCATGACTGTGGGGCCTTCCTATTGCGCTCCGGATGCCAGCTTGCAGGAGATTGCGGCAATGATGGTCGCCGAGGATTGTGGACAGATCCCCGTTTGCGAATATGGAACAAGGAAGCCAATCGGGGTCGTTACCGACCGCGACATCGTGTGCCGAACAATCGCCAAGGGGCTGAATCCCCTCGCAATCAAGGTGTCTGCCTGCCTGTCTGCACCTTGTATAACTGTCGTGCAGGATATGAGCGTGGACGAGTGCCGCCGGCTCATGGAAGAACACCAGGTGCGACGGCTTCCCGTCATCGATGAGAACGGTGATCTTTGCGGGATTGTTTCCCAGGCGGATCTCGCGTGCCACGACGACGAGACTCTTACGGGCCAGGTTGTAAAAAGCATTTCGCAGCCAGGTTCGCCTGATTATCACGGAAACGCTCAAAGCTGGCGGGCTGCGTGA